A single region of the Deltaproteobacteria bacterium genome encodes:
- a CDS encoding fumarate hydratase → MTAFSHQPLFELPHDDEATPWRRLTGDFVGRARFEGHELLTVAPEGLTLLAAQAIRDVSHLFRPAHLAQVRAILDDPEASDNDRFVALQMLKNANVAAGMILPSCQDTGTAIVLGKKGQRVWTTGDDEAALARGIHDTYTTTSLRYSQMAPTSMYEEVNTRTNLPAQIELYATEGDEYHFLFVTKGGGSANKSLLFQETRAILNPTALLRFLEEKIRGLGTAACPPYHLAIVIGGTSAELTLKTVKLASCRYYDALPTSGNAAGRAFRDLELEQQVLALSRRLGIGAQFGGKYFCHDVRVIRLPRHGASLPVGIGVSCSADRQALARITHEGVFLEQLETNPARFLPDVSAGELPGEVVRIDLDQPMAEIRRTLSRHPIKTRLALSGTIVVARDIAHAKLKERLDRGEELPAYVRDHVVYYAGPAKTPEGYASGSFGPTTAGRMDSYVDLFMEHGGSFVTLAKGNRSRQVTEACRKHGGFYLGSIGGPAAVLAVESIKKVEVLDYPELGMEAVWKIEVTDFPAFIVVDDKGNDFFAPNR, encoded by the coding sequence ATGACCGCCTTCTCGCACCAGCCGCTCTTCGAGCTCCCGCACGACGACGAGGCGACGCCCTGGCGCCGGCTCACCGGCGACTTCGTCGGCCGCGCACGCTTCGAGGGCCACGAGCTGCTCACCGTCGCACCCGAGGGGCTCACGCTGCTCGCCGCCCAGGCGATCCGGGACGTCTCGCACCTGTTCCGGCCGGCGCACCTCGCCCAGGTGCGGGCGATCCTCGACGACCCGGAGGCCAGCGACAACGACCGCTTCGTCGCGCTCCAGATGCTGAAGAACGCCAACGTCGCGGCCGGCATGATCCTGCCCTCGTGCCAGGACACCGGCACCGCGATCGTGCTGGGCAAGAAGGGCCAGCGCGTCTGGACCACCGGTGACGACGAGGCCGCGCTCGCCCGTGGCATCCACGACACCTACACCACGACGAGCCTGCGCTACTCGCAGATGGCGCCGACCTCGATGTACGAAGAGGTCAACACGCGCACCAACCTGCCCGCCCAGATCGAGCTCTACGCCACCGAGGGCGACGAGTACCACTTCCTGTTCGTCACCAAGGGCGGCGGCTCCGCGAACAAGAGCCTGCTGTTCCAGGAGACGCGCGCGATCCTGAACCCCACCGCGCTGCTGCGCTTCCTCGAGGAGAAGATCCGCGGGCTCGGCACCGCGGCGTGTCCCCCCTACCATCTGGCGATCGTGATCGGCGGTACCTCCGCCGAGCTCACGCTCAAGACCGTGAAGCTCGCCTCGTGCCGCTACTACGACGCGCTCCCCACCAGCGGCAACGCAGCGGGCCGGGCGTTCCGCGACCTCGAGCTCGAGCAGCAGGTGCTGGCGCTCTCGCGCCGGCTCGGGATCGGCGCCCAGTTCGGGGGCAAGTACTTCTGCCACGACGTGCGCGTGATCCGGCTGCCGCGCCACGGCGCCTCGCTGCCGGTCGGGATCGGCGTCTCCTGCTCGGCCGACCGCCAGGCGCTCGCCAGGATCACGCACGAGGGCGTGTTCCTCGAGCAGCTCGAGACCAACCCGGCGCGCTTCCTGCCCGACGTGAGTGCGGGCGAGCTCCCGGGCGAGGTCGTGCGCATCGACCTCGACCAGCCGATGGCGGAGATCCGCCGCACGCTCTCCCGCCACCCGATCAAGACCCGGCTCGCGCTGAGCGGCACGATCGTGGTGGCGCGCGACATCGCGCACGCGAAGCTCAAGGAGCGCCTCGACCGCGGCGAGGAGCTGCCCGCCTACGTCCGCGACCACGTCGTCTACTACGCGGGGCCGGCCAAGACGCCGGAAGGCTACGCCTCGGGCTCCTTCGGGCCGACCACCGCGGGGCGCATGGACTCCTACGTCGACCTGTTCATGGAGCACGGCGGCAGCTTCGTGACGCTCGCCAAGGGCAACCGCTCGCGGCAGGTCACCGAGGCGTGCCGCAAGCACGGCGGCTTCTACCTGGGCTCGATCGGGGGCCCGGCCGCGGTGCTGGCGGTCGAGTCGATCAAGAAGGTCGAGGTCCTCGACTACCCCGAGCTCGGCATGGAAGCGGTCTGGAAGATCGAGGTCACCGACTTCCCGGCCTTCATCGTCGTCGACGACAAAGGCAACGACTTCTTCGCCCCGAACCGGTAG
- a CDS encoding SDR family NAD(P)-dependent oxidoreductase: protein MSDRRGVIVTGGTGALGQAVVEAFLGAGDRVWVPWVRAPEAERMRERFARALAGDRLVLLEADVADEEGAGALIARAGAPAVVVNGVGGFAAGLHHETPLEVWDRMYRMNVRTAAVVTRAALPGLLARGQGAIVNVAAQAALDAPGGMGAYVASKAALAAWTRALAHELPAAVRVNAVLPTTIDTPANRAAMPDADVSRWTRPERIAAVIAWLASDAASAVRGALVPV from the coding sequence ATGAGCGATCGGCGCGGGGTGATCGTGACGGGAGGCACGGGCGCCCTCGGCCAGGCGGTGGTGGAGGCCTTCCTGGGCGCCGGCGACCGCGTCTGGGTGCCCTGGGTCCGGGCGCCCGAGGCGGAGCGGATGCGCGAGCGCTTCGCACGAGCGCTCGCCGGGGACCGGCTCGTGCTCCTCGAGGCCGACGTCGCCGACGAGGAGGGCGCGGGCGCACTGATCGCGCGGGCCGGCGCGCCGGCGGTCGTGGTCAACGGGGTGGGTGGCTTCGCGGCCGGCCTCCACCACGAGACTCCACTCGAAGTCTGGGACCGTATGTACCGGATGAACGTACGGACGGCCGCGGTCGTGACGCGCGCCGCCCTGCCCGGCCTCCTGGCCCGGGGCCAGGGTGCGATCGTGAACGTCGCGGCCCAGGCGGCGCTCGACGCGCCCGGCGGGATGGGCGCCTACGTCGCCTCCAAGGCTGCGCTCGCCGCGTGGACGCGCGCCCTCGCGCACGAGCTGCCGGCGGCGGTGCGCGTGAACGCGGTGCTGCCCACCACGATCGACACCCCGGCCAACCGCGCCGCCATGCCGGACGCCGACGTCTCGAGGTGGACGCGCCCGGAGCGGATCGCGGCGGTGATCGCCTGGCTCGCGAGCGACGCCGCCTCGGCGGTGCGCGGCGCGCTGGTGCCCGTGTGA
- a CDS encoding PAS domain S-box protein, translated as MPSPPEGSFALLGCDAQGVVVWCSGAVEALSGRAPAALLARPLASALPGLDAPARERFAASLAAGAPFRLVIDGLSLEAAPAAGAGAPAWCVALRPAPEPAAALAESEERYRRLVEACPEPIVVHAGGCIRFVNPAAVAMLGASSSEELLGRRMIDFVHPDYHAVVAERVRKMLETGGPALLLEEKILRPDGSVLDVEIAGAAVSFQGEPAIQLVGRDVSERRRAEAERWRLEEQVQEARRREGMVRLAAGVADRLSRLSTELLDQVDESLARTPRRARRPDPKARPAPHEARRRSLGTERLEPGPVRRVGLQMAALTEQLLGYVGRRPAVGASTNLSALVMGLSQGLEAGLEPRVSLSLDLPMGLPPARVNAIQLRRVVALLVHNASDALAPRGGTVKVRTRVLDVDEAQLASLQPPGALRAGPGVALEVSDDGCGMDAATRSQVFDPFFSTKSPERGLGLAEVAGLVGAQGGGLVVESAPGRGTTVRLLFPALAATPAEVPPPQLGPLRPLRRR; from the coding sequence ATGCCCAGCCCGCCCGAGGGCTCCTTCGCGCTCCTCGGCTGCGACGCGCAGGGCGTCGTGGTCTGGTGCAGCGGCGCCGTCGAGGCGTTGTCCGGCCGCGCGCCCGCTGCGCTCCTCGCGCGCCCGCTCGCGTCCGCGCTCCCCGGGCTCGACGCCCCGGCCCGCGAGCGCTTCGCTGCCTCGCTCGCCGCGGGCGCCCCGTTCCGGCTCGTGATCGACGGGCTCAGCCTCGAGGCCGCGCCCGCGGCGGGCGCGGGCGCCCCCGCCTGGTGCGTCGCGCTGCGGCCCGCCCCCGAGCCCGCCGCCGCGCTCGCCGAGAGCGAGGAGCGCTACCGCCGGCTCGTCGAGGCGTGCCCCGAGCCGATCGTGGTGCACGCGGGCGGGTGCATCCGCTTCGTGAATCCTGCCGCCGTCGCGATGCTCGGCGCCAGCTCGTCCGAGGAGCTCCTCGGCCGCCGGATGATCGACTTCGTGCACCCCGACTATCACGCCGTGGTGGCCGAGCGCGTGCGCAAGATGCTCGAGACGGGGGGGCCGGCCCTCCTGCTCGAGGAGAAGATCCTGCGCCCCGACGGCAGCGTGCTCGACGTGGAGATCGCGGGCGCCGCGGTGTCGTTCCAGGGCGAGCCGGCGATCCAGCTCGTCGGGCGCGACGTGAGCGAGCGCCGGCGCGCCGAGGCGGAGCGCTGGCGCCTCGAGGAGCAGGTGCAGGAGGCACGCCGGCGCGAGGGCATGGTGCGGCTCGCCGCGGGCGTCGCCGACCGCCTGAGCCGGCTCTCCACCGAGCTGCTCGACCAGGTCGACGAGAGCCTGGCCCGCACCCCCCGCCGCGCGCGCCGGCCGGATCCGAAGGCGCGCCCGGCGCCCCACGAGGCCCGGCGCCGGAGCCTCGGGACGGAACGGCTCGAGCCGGGTCCGGTGCGCCGCGTGGGTCTGCAGATGGCGGCCCTCACCGAGCAGCTCCTCGGCTACGTCGGGCGCCGGCCCGCGGTCGGGGCGAGCACGAATCTCTCGGCGCTCGTCATGGGGCTGTCGCAGGGGCTCGAAGCGGGGCTCGAGCCCAGGGTCTCGCTGAGCCTCGACCTGCCGATGGGGCTGCCGCCCGCCCGCGTGAACGCGATCCAACTGCGCCGCGTCGTCGCGCTGCTCGTGCACAACGCCTCCGACGCGCTCGCGCCGCGCGGCGGCACCGTGAAGGTCCGCACCCGCGTGCTCGACGTCGACGAGGCGCAGCTCGCCTCGCTGCAGCCGCCCGGCGCGCTGCGGGCGGGCCCCGGCGTCGCGCTCGAGGTGAGTGACGACGGCTGCGGCATGGACGCCGCCACCCGCTCGCAGGTCTTCGACCCCTTCTTCAGCACCAAGTCGCCCGAGCGCGGCCTCGGGCTCGCCGAGGTGGCGGGCCTGGTCGGCGCCCAGGGCGGCGGCCTCGTCGTGGAGAGCGCGCCCGGCCGCGGGACCACCGTGCGCCTGCTCTTCCCGGCGCTCGCCGCTACGCCCGCGGAGGTTCCCCCGCCGCAGCTCGGGCCCCTTCGTCCCCTCCGCCGCCGCTGA
- a CDS encoding DUF2203 family protein: MEQAGERRWSLEGARAVLADVRARTERAVVQADGLIREREQAGAEGRRAIDERIQGVVSRWAREIEALGAEAKGVWLVDFDNGSGYYCWRWPETALDHFHGYDDGFAGRTRIQ; the protein is encoded by the coding sequence ATGGAGCAGGCGGGGGAGCGGCGCTGGAGCCTGGAGGGGGCGCGGGCGGTGCTGGCCGACGTGCGGGCTCGGACCGAGCGCGCCGTCGTCCAGGCGGACGGACTGATCCGGGAGCGCGAGCAGGCCGGCGCGGAGGGGCGACGCGCGATCGACGAGCGCATCCAGGGCGTGGTCTCGCGCTGGGCGCGCGAGATCGAAGCGCTCGGCGCGGAGGCGAAGGGCGTCTGGCTCGTCGACTTCGACAACGGCTCCGGGTACTACTGCTGGCGCTGGCCCGAAACCGCCCTCGACCACTTCCACGGCTACGACGACGGCTTCGCCGGCCGCACCCGCATCCAGTAA
- a CDS encoding HEAT repeat domain-containing protein: MSHPLLVQLASGDPGDRAAACRAIAGDPAGALLAEPLIGALGDPERGVARAAGEALVALARRSEGVLPLLRAALRRGGAPRVPAALALARLEPPDPGLLPALVDGLGAREGDVRWSAARVLVDMGRLHPQLVGVLIGLVRSAEDPAARRMAAFALRELAPDHPETARALLAATGDDDPHVRRAAVTALAGLLDPPPEVGARLDALRADPDPTLARLATLAFERMQDRREAR; this comes from the coding sequence GTGAGCCATCCGCTCCTCGTGCAGCTCGCGAGCGGCGACCCGGGCGATCGCGCGGCCGCCTGCCGCGCGATCGCGGGCGACCCGGCCGGCGCGCTCCTGGCGGAGCCCCTGATCGGCGCGCTCGGGGACCCGGAGCGCGGCGTCGCGCGGGCGGCGGGCGAGGCGCTCGTCGCGCTCGCCCGGCGCTCGGAGGGCGTGCTCCCGCTGCTGCGCGCGGCGCTCCGTCGCGGCGGAGCTCCCCGCGTGCCCGCTGCCCTCGCCCTGGCGCGCCTCGAGCCGCCCGACCCGGGGCTGCTGCCGGCGCTGGTCGACGGGCTCGGCGCGCGCGAGGGCGACGTGCGCTGGTCGGCGGCGCGCGTCCTCGTCGACATGGGGCGGCTCCACCCGCAGCTCGTCGGCGTCCTGATCGGCCTCGTGCGCAGCGCCGAGGACCCGGCCGCGCGCCGGATGGCCGCGTTCGCGCTGCGCGAGCTCGCACCGGATCATCCCGAGACCGCGCGCGCGCTGCTCGCTGCGACCGGCGACGACGACCCGCACGTGCGCCGTGCCGCGGTGACGGCGCTGGCGGGTCTCCTCGACCCGCCTCCCGAGGTGGGCGCGCGGCTCGACGCGCTGCGCGCCGACCCCGACCCGACGCTCGCGCGCCTGGCCACGCTCGCGTTCGAACGGATGCAGGATCGCAGGGAGGCGCGGTGA
- a CDS encoding class II fumarate hydratase: MVRGTRIEHDSMGPMEVPADALWGASTQRAVLNFPVSGERFPRRFVAALGLVKAAAAEANGALGVLDAAHAHAIEAAAREVAAGRWDAQFVVDVFQTGSGTSTNMNANEVIATRARQLLTETAPPVHPNDHVNASQSSNDVIPTALHVAARVAIAEDLLPALARLAAALRAKAHELDDVVKVGRTHGMDATPVRLGQEFGGWARQVERAAARIAAAGEELAELPLGGTAVGTGINCPPGFAERAIARLAADTGLAFREAEDHFEAQGARDAAVAASGALRGAAVALFKIANDLRLLASGPRCGLGELRLPAVQPGSSIMPGKVNPVLCESVIQVAAQVVGNDAAVALGGLAGQLELNTMIPLLARNLLESIRLLAAVSRLFAERCVEGIEAERERAAEWVERSLAMATVLAPRIGYDRAAEIAKEAARSGRTIREICLERAVLPRAELEALLDARAQTGP; encoded by the coding sequence ATGGTCCGGGGAACCCGCATCGAACACGACTCGATGGGACCGATGGAGGTCCCGGCCGACGCGCTGTGGGGCGCCTCCACCCAGCGCGCGGTCCTGAACTTCCCGGTGAGCGGGGAGCGCTTCCCGCGCCGCTTCGTGGCGGCGCTCGGGCTCGTGAAGGCCGCGGCGGCGGAGGCGAACGGTGCGCTCGGCGTCCTCGACGCCGCCCACGCGCACGCCATCGAGGCGGCCGCGCGCGAGGTGGCGGCGGGCCGCTGGGACGCGCAGTTCGTCGTCGACGTCTTCCAGACGGGCTCGGGCACCTCGACCAACATGAACGCCAACGAGGTGATCGCGACGCGCGCCCGCCAGCTCCTCACCGAGACGGCGCCGCCGGTCCACCCGAACGACCACGTGAACGCGAGCCAGTCCTCGAACGACGTGATCCCGACCGCGCTGCACGTGGCCGCGCGCGTCGCGATCGCCGAGGACCTGCTGCCGGCGCTCGCGCGCCTCGCGGCGGCGCTGCGCGCGAAGGCGCACGAGCTCGACGACGTCGTGAAGGTCGGCCGGACCCACGGGATGGACGCGACCCCGGTGCGGCTCGGGCAGGAGTTCGGCGGCTGGGCGCGGCAGGTGGAGCGGGCGGCGGCGCGGATCGCGGCGGCCGGCGAGGAGCTCGCGGAGCTGCCGCTGGGCGGCACGGCGGTGGGGACCGGCATCAACTGCCCGCCCGGCTTCGCCGAGCGCGCGATCGCGCGCCTCGCGGCCGACACCGGGCTCGCGTTCCGCGAGGCGGAGGACCACTTCGAGGCGCAGGGGGCGCGCGACGCCGCGGTGGCCGCGAGCGGCGCGCTGCGCGGCGCGGCGGTGGCGCTCTTCAAGATCGCGAACGACCTGCGCCTGCTCGCCTCGGGCCCGCGCTGCGGCCTCGGCGAGCTGCGCCTGCCGGCCGTGCAGCCCGGCTCCTCGATCATGCCGGGCAAGGTGAACCCGGTGCTCTGCGAGTCGGTGATCCAGGTGGCGGCGCAGGTGGTCGGCAACGACGCGGCGGTGGCGCTCGGCGGGCTTGCCGGCCAGCTCGAGCTGAACACGATGATCCCGCTCCTCGCCCGCAACCTCCTCGAGTCGATCCGCCTGCTGGCGGCGGTGAGCCGGCTCTTCGCCGAGCGCTGCGTCGAGGGCATCGAGGCCGAGCGCGAGCGCGCCGCCGAGTGGGTCGAGCGCAGCCTCGCGATGGCGACCGTCCTGGCGCCCCGGATCGGCTACGACCGCGCAGCGGAGATCGCGAAGGAGGCCGCCCGCAGCGGCCGCACCATCCGCGAGATCTGCCTCGAGCGCGCCGTCCTCCCGCGGGCCGAGCTCGAGGCGCTCCTGGACGCCCGCGCCCAGACCGGCCCCTGA
- a CDS encoding metallopeptidase TldD-related protein, with protein MTAALPAEEAVARAVRRALDAGAHAADAALAESDSFEARVRAREIDFVKQARERVLGIRAFVAGAGGLRTALTSTSDLSPDTIDRMARETVALARATAPDPAAGLPDGGFAGDRPELALLAPEDRHVSVEARVEEARRAEAAARALDPRIVNSEGSQVASGFRRTAYANSAGFAGSYESASHSLFCEPVARQGEAMQRDYWMTAARRLGALEDAGAVGRRAAERALRRLGARPVATCEVPVIFEPMVARSLLGQLAGCVAGSAVYRDATFLKDRMGEPIASELVTVIDDGRLPGGLGSRPFDGEGLPTRRNVLVEGGRLRSWLLDGYSARKLGLRSTGNAVRGAAGAPGPGPTNLWLEPGKLPPEEIVRRTGRGLLVTELIGMGFNPVTGDYSRGAAGLWIEDGRPVHAVEEVTIAGHLGDMLAAIDLVGSDLVWLGAIAAPTLRVARMTVAGR; from the coding sequence GTGACGGCCGCCCTGCCGGCCGAGGAGGCCGTCGCGCGCGCCGTGCGCCGGGCGCTCGACGCCGGCGCCCACGCGGCGGACGCCGCGCTCGCCGAGAGCGACTCCTTCGAGGCGCGCGTGCGCGCGCGCGAGATCGACTTCGTGAAGCAGGCGCGCGAGCGCGTGCTCGGGATCCGCGCCTTCGTGGCCGGAGCGGGCGGGCTGCGCACGGCGCTCACCTCCACGAGCGACCTCTCGCCCGACACGATCGACCGGATGGCCCGGGAGACGGTCGCGCTGGCCCGCGCCACCGCGCCGGATCCCGCCGCCGGGCTGCCCGACGGCGGCTTCGCCGGGGATCGGCCGGAGCTCGCGCTCCTGGCGCCCGAGGACCGCCACGTCTCGGTGGAGGCACGCGTCGAGGAGGCGCGCCGCGCCGAGGCCGCGGCCCGGGCGCTCGACCCCCGGATCGTGAACTCGGAGGGCAGCCAGGTCGCGAGCGGCTTCCGGCGCACGGCCTATGCGAACAGCGCGGGCTTCGCCGGGAGCTACGAGTCGGCGAGCCACTCGCTCTTCTGCGAGCCCGTGGCGCGCCAGGGCGAGGCGATGCAGCGCGACTACTGGATGACGGCAGCCCGCCGGCTCGGCGCCCTCGAGGACGCCGGCGCGGTGGGACGCCGCGCCGCCGAGCGCGCGCTGCGCCGGCTCGGCGCGCGCCCGGTCGCGACCTGCGAGGTACCGGTGATCTTCGAGCCGATGGTCGCGCGGAGCCTCCTCGGCCAGCTCGCCGGCTGCGTCGCGGGCAGCGCGGTGTATCGGGACGCGACCTTCCTGAAGGACCGCATGGGCGAGCCGATCGCGAGCGAGCTCGTGACCGTGATCGACGACGGGCGCCTGCCGGGCGGACTCGGCTCGCGGCCCTTCGACGGCGAGGGGCTGCCGACCCGGCGCAACGTGCTGGTCGAGGGGGGGCGGCTGCGAAGCTGGCTCCTCGACGGCTACAGCGCCCGCAAGCTCGGCCTGCGCAGCACCGGCAACGCGGTGCGCGGGGCTGCGGGCGCGCCGGGCCCGGGGCCCACCAACCTGTGGCTCGAGCCCGGCAAGCTGCCGCCCGAGGAGATCGTCCGCCGCACGGGCCGCGGCCTGCTCGTCACCGAGCTCATCGGGATGGGCTTCAACCCGGTCACCGGCGACTACTCGCGGGGCGCCGCGGGCCTGTGGATCGAGGACGGCCGGCCCGTGCACGCGGTCGAGGAGGTCACGATCGCGGGCCACCTCGGGGACATGCTGGCGGCGATCGACCTGGTCGGGAGCGACCTCGTCTGGCTCGGCGCCATCGCCGCTCCCACCCTGCGGGTGGCGCGCATGACCGTCGCGGGACGATGA
- the tldD gene encoding metalloprotease TldD has product MSDPHAPRPKPAPAGADVASFFHERFGVDEHALGRVLGSALERRADGADLFFEYSTQDSVALEEGIVKSGNRHVEQGVGVRVVAGERQGYAHSDEITVESLELAAATARAISETGGTSAPVALHPAAGSRDLYPVATAPTDVPVADKVRLLGEIDRYARARDPRIVQVMASVVAEQRRVLVVSHDGASAGDLRPLVRLNVQVIAQDPGGRRREVGYHGMGGRYELERLLDPGAWQPLADEAVRIALLNLTAVPCPAGTMDVVLGPGWPGILLHEAIGHGLEGDFNRKKTSAFADRLGQRVAAPGVTVVDDGTLPGRRGSLNVDDEGTPSQRTVLIEDGVLVGYLQDRLNARLMGMAPTGNGRRESYAHLPMPRMTNTFMLAGHDDPEEIVRSVSRGLYAVSFGGGQVDITSGKFVFSASEAYRIEDGRIGAPVKGATLIGNGPDVLTRVSRVGHDLALDQGVGTCGKDGQSVPVGVGLPTVRVDGLTVGGTEA; this is encoded by the coding sequence ATGAGCGACCCGCACGCCCCGCGCCCGAAGCCAGCGCCCGCCGGCGCCGACGTGGCCTCCTTCTTCCACGAGCGCTTCGGCGTCGACGAGCACGCGCTCGGGCGCGTGCTCGGGAGCGCGCTCGAGCGCCGCGCCGACGGCGCCGACCTCTTCTTCGAGTACAGCACCCAGGACTCGGTGGCCCTCGAAGAGGGCATCGTGAAGAGCGGCAACCGCCACGTCGAGCAGGGCGTCGGCGTGCGGGTCGTGGCCGGCGAGCGCCAGGGCTACGCGCACTCGGACGAGATCACCGTCGAGAGCCTCGAGCTCGCGGCGGCGACGGCGCGGGCCATCTCGGAGACCGGCGGCACGAGCGCGCCGGTCGCGCTCCACCCGGCCGCGGGCTCCCGCGACCTGTATCCGGTCGCGACCGCTCCCACGGACGTGCCCGTCGCCGACAAGGTGCGCCTGCTCGGGGAGATCGACCGCTACGCCCGCGCGCGCGATCCCCGGATCGTGCAGGTGATGGCGAGCGTGGTCGCGGAGCAGCGGCGCGTGCTGGTGGTGAGCCATGACGGCGCGAGCGCCGGCGACCTGCGCCCGCTCGTGCGGCTCAACGTCCAGGTGATCGCGCAGGATCCGGGCGGGCGGCGGCGCGAGGTGGGCTACCACGGGATGGGCGGCCGCTACGAGCTCGAGCGCCTGCTCGATCCGGGGGCGTGGCAGCCGCTCGCCGACGAGGCGGTGCGCATCGCGCTGCTCAACCTCACCGCCGTCCCCTGCCCCGCCGGCACCATGGACGTGGTGCTCGGCCCGGGCTGGCCGGGGATCCTGCTCCACGAGGCGATCGGGCACGGGCTCGAGGGCGACTTCAACCGCAAGAAGACCAGCGCCTTCGCCGACCGTCTGGGCCAGCGCGTCGCGGCGCCCGGCGTCACCGTGGTGGACGACGGCACGCTTCCGGGCCGGCGCGGCTCGCTGAACGTCGACGACGAGGGAACGCCCAGCCAGCGCACCGTGCTGATCGAGGACGGCGTCCTGGTCGGCTACCTCCAGGACCGGCTCAACGCGCGCCTCATGGGCATGGCGCCCACCGGCAACGGCCGCCGCGAGAGCTACGCGCACCTGCCGATGCCGCGCATGACCAACACCTTCATGCTCGCCGGCCACGACGACCCGGAGGAGATCGTGCGCTCGGTGTCGCGCGGCCTCTACGCGGTGTCGTTCGGGGGCGGCCAGGTCGACATCACGAGCGGCAAGTTCGTGTTCAGCGCGAGCGAGGCCTACCGGATCGAGGACGGCCGGATCGGCGCGCCGGTGAAGGGCGCCACCCTGATCGGCAACGGCCCCGACGTCCTGACCCGCGTCTCCCGCGTCGGCCACGACCTGGCGCTCGACCAGGGTGTCGGCACCTGCGGCAAGGACGGCCAGTCGGTGCCGGTCGGGGTCGGCTTGCCGACGGTGCGCGTGGACGGGCTCACGGTCGGAGGCACGGAAGCGTGA
- a CDS encoding HAD-IA family hydrolase — protein sequence MEIPRIEAVVFDAAGTLIRPAEPVGETYARVARAHGVAIPAWRLDDAFRRVLAAAPPMVFPGLPPEQVAGRERAWWRDLVRAVFRAADQMQRFGDFEACFAALFAHYAEPAAWRPLPGARAALDALRGEGRRLAVASNFDGRLPRLLAGLGLDEGLEAVLLPSALGAAKPDPAFFAAVAARLGVAPAAAAYVGDDPEQDVAAARRAGFRAIDASALATLAALPGHLHALEDPPLR from the coding sequence ATGGAGATCCCCCGGATCGAGGCCGTCGTCTTCGACGCGGCCGGCACCCTGATCCGGCCGGCCGAGCCGGTCGGCGAGACCTATGCCCGGGTCGCGCGCGCGCACGGGGTCGCGATCCCGGCCTGGCGGCTCGACGACGCGTTCCGCCGGGTGCTGGCCGCGGCCCCGCCGATGGTCTTCCCGGGCCTCCCGCCCGAGCAGGTGGCCGGGCGCGAGCGCGCCTGGTGGCGGGACCTGGTGCGCGCCGTCTTCCGGGCTGCGGACCAGATGCAGCGCTTCGGGGACTTCGAGGCCTGCTTCGCGGCGCTCTTCGCCCACTACGCCGAGCCGGCCGCCTGGCGTCCCCTCCCGGGCGCACGCGCGGCGCTCGACGCCCTCCGCGGCGAGGGGCGGCGCCTCGCCGTGGCCTCGAACTTCGACGGGCGCCTGCCCCGACTGCTCGCCGGCCTCGGCCTCGACGAGGGCCTCGAGGCCGTCCTCCTGCCCTCGGCGCTCGGTGCCGCGAAGCCGGATCCCGCCTTCTTCGCCGCGGTCGCGGCGCGCCTCGGGGTCGCGCCCGCCGCCGCCGCCTACGTCGGCGACGACCCCGAGCAGGACGTGGCCGCCGCCCGGCGCGCCGGCTTCCGGGCGATCGACGCGAGCGCGCTTGCTACCCTCGCCGCGCTTCCCGGACACCTCCACGCCCTCGAGGACCCTCCGCTCCGATGA
- a CDS encoding beta-lactamase-like protein 2: MSAPNTMIGLTLPEVDVWSERVTVALGRNPSLFTGPGTNTYLVGTGRARLLLDPGQGVHGYLEVLERAMAQAGCEAIQEIVLTHGHVDHIGGVAQVLERFGPLRVSKLPWPAFDRACPAPLTPIGDGSVLRTEGATLRAVHTPGHAPDHLCFVLEEERALFSGDNVLGVGTTVIPDDTGDLLDYLASLERLLAEAPGRIYPAHGPCIEDGPAKLRQYIAHRGERERQILAALGQGPAAIATLVARVYTDVPVALHAVAAQSVAAHLRKLEREGRARRHDDAPAREATWSLPGEAGGLARRSGGPTR; encoded by the coding sequence ATGAGCGCGCCGAACACCATGATCGGGCTCACCCTGCCCGAGGTCGACGTGTGGTCGGAGCGGGTCACGGTCGCGCTCGGGCGCAACCCGAGCCTCTTCACCGGCCCGGGCACCAACACCTACCTGGTCGGGACCGGACGCGCGCGGCTGCTGCTCGATCCCGGCCAGGGGGTCCACGGCTACCTCGAAGTGCTCGAGCGGGCGATGGCGCAGGCCGGCTGCGAGGCGATCCAGGAGATCGTCCTCACCCACGGACACGTGGACCACATCGGAGGCGTGGCCCAGGTGCTCGAGCGCTTCGGCCCGCTGCGGGTGTCGAAGCTCCCCTGGCCCGCCTTCGACCGCGCCTGCCCGGCCCCCCTGACGCCGATCGGCGACGGGTCGGTGCTGCGTACGGAGGGCGCCACCCTGCGCGCCGTACACACGCCGGGCCACGCGCCCGACCACCTCTGCTTCGTGCTCGAGGAGGAGCGCGCGCTCTTCTCCGGCGACAACGTGCTGGGCGTCGGCACCACCGTGATCCCGGACGACACGGGCGACCTCCTCGACTACCTGGCGTCCCTCGAGCGCCTGCTCGCGGAGGCGCCCGGCCGGATCTATCCCGCGCACGGCCCCTGCATCGAGGACGGCCCGGCGAAGCTGCGCCAGTACATCGCGCACCGCGGCGAGCGCGAGCGGCAGATCCTGGCCGCGCTCGGCCAGGGGCCGGCAGCGATCGCGACGCTGGTCGCGCGGGTCTACACCGACGTGCCCGTGGCGCTCCACGCGGTGGCGGCGCAGTCGGTGGCCGCGCACCTGCGCAAGCTCGAGCGCGAGGGGCGCGCGCGGCGCCACGACGACGCTCCGGCCCGCGAGGCCACCTGGAGCCTGCCCGGCGAGGCCGGAGGGCTGGCCCGACGATCCGGGGGGCCCACCCGATGA